ACAAACAGTGGTGGTCCAACGAGCACAATGATAGTAAAGTCAATCTTTGATGAAAGATGATATAACTTAAGTGCTTTGCGTATAAATCACGAATAATTAGATGAATGAATAGGCATATCTCAAGCCTTTTAGACAATAATAGGTTTGGGCATATACATAAGAGTCCTAATAGGATTTGtaatataatcatatattataGAGGATTTGAGTCGTTATAGGATTATAACTTTATCCCAAGACAATACGAGGTAATCTCGTATCTGGACATGAAACTAACTAGGATATAGAGTCCTATTCCGAATAAGATAATATTTATCCAAACATGCTGATTTGTCAATATATTATCTTAGATGGATTTTAGCAAGGTTCGATTAGGATAGTCTTTAAAAATTTGATCTTTActttaaatcatataaaaagtCGGTTTTTTTGATATAGATGCTGGAATTCAAATCTTTAGGATCTGGTATCTATcactaattatatattttattaaatacacGCATCACACATAATTAGTCATTtcgtttttttagaaaaaatgtaGGGTTTTATTGCAACACTAGAAAAAGCATTACAATTCAAGCATAATTAAAAGTTGCAACCCTTTTTGCACGAACTAATGAGATAAGAATTCCTCATGATATAAATATGAAAtcaaaaattgcaaatttttGACAAAGTATCACAATGTCTTCTGCAAGCAACTGATCCAGAGTTCGTCAATTGAGCATTAGATTCAAAATGCACTTcatcaaaaatacaatttgcatCTATGACAGCTTCAACCTGAATTGCTCAACTGAactatgaaaaaatatatttttatttttcaactgTTTTGATAGAGTTCTTTTGACGAGCATTATAAAAGTCTGTCTATTCCACTTCAAGGTTTTTGTAAACCACATATCATCGTTTTCATCTTTGAATGAATCCGATTGAAAAACTAAAAGCAAAAATTCCACCATAAATGATTCAAATCTGCGCCGCATTAGAAGATCCACAAAGAAAACATCAAATTCTGGAGTGACAATTGCCTAGCTGATTTGGGACCGATTAAACTCTTAGCTTACTCCCCTCTTTTTAATTCTGATCTTGATAAAAGTGTGGCTGATGTGGTCGTCAATGGGTCTTGGGACTGGGCTTACATAACTGGTTTGGTCCCTTATTCGGTACTTATGCATCTTGCTGCAGTCAGACCTCCTCAAGAGTTAGATGGGACTGATCATTGTTATTGGGGTCTTACCAGCAATGGAAGATTCAGTGTCAATTCAGCTTATAAAATGCAGGTTAATGACCACGGAGAAGAAGACAGTAGTAGATGGAAGAGTATTTGGAAATGGCCGGGAGCTCATAGGGTTCGAATGATGCTTTGGTTGGCTGCGAGGAACAAGTTGCTAACAAATTATGAACGCGGTCGACGACACATGACCGACGACATATCGTGCATGAATTGCGGTGACTGTACTGAGGACATTGATCATGTTCTTAGACATTGTATCTTAGCAAGGGAAGTTTGGAAAAAGCTTATGCCCATTAATTCTATTTTGTTTCAGAATTTTTTCCTTACTCCTTTTGATGAATGgctttttgataatttgcagGGTAGTATTAATGGGTTGGAGACCGAGAGATGGATTATTACCTTTGGCATAACTTGTTGGAGTCTTTGGAAACAACGCAACAATTTCATCTTTAATAATGGTCGTCGCAGCTCTGATTCTCTTGTTATCGAAGTCCTTCGGATGGTTGATTACACAAAACAAGCTGAACTTTATAATCTGCTTTTTACGTCGGGCCTAGGAAGGAAAAAGGAACTTTTAATTGGTTGGAGTCCTCCTCCTCCCTCTGTTATTAAGATCAACACTGATGGGGCTGTTCGGGCTCCGACTAATAATGCGGCTTCAGGTGGTATTGCTCGGGATAACAACAGTAACTGGCTCTTTGGATTCAGCAGAGGGATCGGTTTTTGCTCAGTTCTTCAAGCTGAACTCTGGGGAGCTTTGGACGGATTAGAGATTGCTTGGAGCAGAGGTTATAGAAACATAATCTTGGAACTAGATAGCAAAATTGAAAGGGACGCCCTCCTCCGATATGACATAAGGATTAACGCTAATTCGAACCTATTGACTGCAATCATGAATTTATTGAAAAGAGAATGTATTGTTCGCGTTCAATATATCCATAGAGAAGAAAACCGTTGCGCTGACCGGATAGCTAGTTACGGTTTTTTTCAGCCTCTAGGCTTGCTCGTCCATGATAGAATGTTAGCAGGAGTTTCCAAGATCGTTATTGATGATATTGCGGGGGTTTCCCTTCCCGTATGTGTAGAACTCTTTAGTTCTTAGGCCTTGGCCTTTCcctttgtataaaaaaaaaagaaaacatcaAATTTCATAAAGGGCAATATAAAAATTTCCATAGAGAAAAGGCCAAACCCATCCTAAGCCCCCTCTACTTTACATTTTTTGACTCAGTAAGCCCCTACCCCAAAGTTCGTCACGACTGGGTCCCTTTACTTTCATTTTTGACATTTTCAGGCCCTTACGTGGATGGAAAAATGGCAAGTGTAATTCACTCCGTTAGTGAGATTTGGAGAGGGAAAAAAGTCacattgaaaaaagaaaatttaataaatgatGACATGTAATTGTATTTTTACATAAATGGTAAGATGGTAATTTTAATAAGTGATGACTGTGcacctttttcttcttcttcttgttcttgttcttcttcttcttgttcttgttcttCTTGAAAAATACTGAATTTGTGAGCCAAAAACAATTAACTCACACTTGATTGATTTAATAGCAAGAATATCAGTAATTAAGCATACCAAACATTTCTCTTGAAATGGATTCATGAAGAAGCAAAGATCCATAAGCTCCACTTTTTGGTTCCAGCAAATCAAACGGAGTTACCGAGTACAAATATCTAGCTGTTTCCCTATGTCCATGGTGACACACCACCGTCACCGGCAGTGAGTCCTTCGCCGGAACTCCAACAGTAACCAAATTACTACTTTTTTTCACCAGTGGATCCAATTGTAGCGTACCGTCAGACCCTGTTTCTACTACTATTGGTGCGGTACCCATATCTTACATTTTGCCATCTGTTCCGTGTAAGATTCAGACTAGTATTGGTAGCGGTGGCGTTGTTCATGGGCAGGGCATGTTTGCTCTGGCGGCGGCGCCCAATTGTCGTCTTGATTTTATGTTTACGTATTCTGTCGGCGCCCAATTGTAGTCTTGATTTGTTGTTTATGTATTATGTTTGTTAATTTTCCTGGTTGTGTAATGTAAATAATTGCACTTTAATTCCAGCCATGGGGCTCTTTTCCtaggtcacaagtctcttcagTTTGTCGCTTGTATTGTCATTTACATTTAAGCTTGTCACTTTGCATCTATATTTGCTGTTTGTTGCTTATATTTCTTTTCCcatatattcattttaaaagttaGGTATATATTGCAGCAAAATATCCCTAATTGATTTCGTCATGCCAATGTTAATCTATCATCATCTCAACATTTCTTTTTTGTCCAAATGTGGGCATGTCTAGTAATGCTGATCTTTATCAGCAAGTAGCGTTGATTTTTTCGTCTTCTGCAGGGTTTTCACTTGGTTTTCTCTGCTCTTCGGGAAGGAATCAAGAGAGTGAATTACATTTGCCATTTTTCATCCACGTAAGAGCCTCAAAATGTCAAAAATGAAAGTAAAGGGACCCAGCCGTGATGAACTTTGGGGTAGGGGCTTACTGAGTCAAAAATGTAAAGTAGAGGGGTTTTAGGATGGGTTTGGCCtacagaaaaatataaaatccatAGAAGGAGAGATAACATTAACCATAAAATAAAAAGCATAAAGTAGCAATAAAACAATCAtcgaatttaaaaaatataaacaaaaaaattaaaataaaagaaggcGAGACCTCCGCCGATCGAAATTTTTATCGGCGATGGCCTTGAAGAAGACAAAGAATTGATAACATACCAAACGGACCGTCCAAAACCCTAGCATAAATGCGCCACCTACTATTAAGATCAGCGTAATCACACTACTAACCACCGAGGACAACCCACTCTCCGACCAAACAGACATAAATAGCATCTTAAATAAACCTAACAAGAATCAGAATATAAAGACCTAGCAGCCACTCCCGAGTAAGAAGTCACCACATGCAAGAGTATCAGGGATGACCAGAATATCCTCGGATATTCCGAGCTGAAAGATATTAACACCACCATCATAAACAACAGTTAACGGTATAAAGAGGGAAATCTCCAAAAGACCATATTACATTCGCTGACACAGAGACAAAACACGAACAAACAGAAAAGTCCTGACAACCATCCCCAAATCAATCTGACAGTACGGAAGGATCAGACACCTCAAGATCCCAACAAAGTCAACAAGTATAAATAACTAACCAACACCAAGAGAGAGGGGTAATATTCTTTTCTCACTCTTACACTTTCACCTTTCActtctttcttctttctctcactaaaatacTAACTTGACCGTCGGAGAGGGCTCGCTGGAGTTCCACGCTGGCGACTCTTCAACGATTGTCTTGTGAATTTCAGGTATTGAGAGCGGAGCTCAACCGCATGATAAAACACAAGTTATCATTGGCGTCGTCTGTGggaaagaaaaacaagaaagaTCCCCCTTTCTAACTCCCTCAGAAATCCTAAAAATGAATACACCAGAAGGCAACGACCCGCCAGAAAGGGAAACAAACACGCAAGACAATAATGCAGAAGAGGGATCAAACGCCCCGCCCAAAAAAGCAACCGGCAATACTTCGTCCGGTCCGAGTGCACCACTAGGAACCACCTCTGGCCTCACCAATCAGCACCCTTGGCGAATGCCTTTACCAGGAACCCTCCCAGCGACTTCATACTTCACGCCTACAACTCAGATGGCTCAAAACTTTTCTCTACGCCCCGACATAGCTCCAGTCAACCTCACATTTACGCCGACCACAACTAGCACACTCCTACCCACCTCCGTTATCCCTCCTACACCAGAACATCATAACCATACCCTGGCACAAATACAAGAGTATATCGAATTCCACACCAAACAGTTAGCTTTTCTTCAACAGGTCCGACCTCAGCCGCCAACCATCTCCAGGGGTAACGCCATTATTCCCCAATACATACCCGAAACTGCCCCACACCCGCCCGAATTCTACCAGACGCACACGATACCAAAGGAACCTACCCTAGAAAAAAACCAGCCAAAACAACACAAACCAGGAGAAGAACTAGTAAATCAAGCAGACCAAAGGGCCAAAGAAACACCAAAGAAAACGCTAAAGCGGGTATCGAAGAAAGTGTGCACAGCTCGGGTGCTGGACCCGGTTTGAAGATAAACCTGGAGCAAGAGATAACAGAAAGAGTACGAACCGAGATGGAAAAATTTAAGCGAAGGGAACCAAGAAGCACCAGTTTCCTGAATATTGGCAATCCGTTGTCAGCCAAAATTCGAGACGAACCCTTCCCTCTGAACTATAAAACACCCCAGCTCGACGATTATAATGGAACCGGAGACCCAATCACCCACCTGAGTTGTTTCCAGGTAGTCATGATGGTACAAAGCCTATCTGAGGCGGCGGTTTGCAAATTATTCCCAACTACTTTAAAAGGACCAGCGGCGATATGGTACCAAAGCTTAAAAGAAAGGTCAATAAGAAGCTTTGACGAGCTGTCTAGAGCTTTCCGAACTCACTTCGCGCCGAGCATACAACGAAAAAAGAAGTCCAGCGACCTCAAACTGTGTTATCAAAAACCGGGAGAAAGCCTTCAGAGCTACATAGGACGGTTCAACGTTGAAGCAGTAGAGGTGGGAAATCTTAATGACGACACAGTCATCGATGCAATGAAAGACAACACAACTATGACGGCGTTCCGAGACAACTTGATCACAAACCCGGTGCAAACTTATGCCCAACTCATGGATCGGGCGTGGAACTACATAAATCTAGATGAGGAGCAGCGGAGAAAGGCAGCCCAGACAACAAGCCAAATTCCAACACCAAGGCCAGTTTTCAACCAACACCACCGGTCAGACAGGTTCGACTCAAGGGAACAGCGTCAACCTCCACCACCTCGGATAGAAACGCATTGACCAGTGAAGCTAGAAGATCAAGCCTTCATCCCACTCAACACTCCTCGATCCCATATCTTAATGTGGATACAAAATAACAATGAGCCAGTCCGATATCCACCTAAAATGCAGTACGAAGGAGATAAACAAATGACGGGCATGGACACGTGACCGACGAGTGTGGTAGCCTCAAAAAGGAAATAGACTGATTGGTACAAATAGGCCGACTAAAGGACTTTGTCGCCCAGAGCAAAACGTTCACAGCCGGGAGAAGCAACCCAACTAATCAAAACACCAGGCGGGACAGTGGTCCACCACCCAAGAGACAAAATGTGGCCGAGTCATTAACACGATAGCCGGGGGAATAACTAACCCTGAATACAAGTGAGGTCGAAAAAAGAGGCAAAAGTTGGTAATGCACATAGCCACAACAGAAACTATGCCTGATGTAAGTTTCAACTCAGAAGATGGAGAAGGATTCGAATTTCCTCACCAAGATCCATTAGTCATATCGGGTCTAATCGAGAATTTCTGGGTTATGAGGCAGCTGATAGATGAAGGAAGCTCAACCAATTTAATCACCAAGGAAGGTTACCTCGATATTGGTTGCTCTGTGCTAAACTTAAAAAAGGTTACTACACCCCTCGTAGGCCACGAAGGATCCCCAGTACAAGCAGAAGGAGTGGCCGAGCTGACGGTCGAACTCAGGCAAGATAATGGGAATCCGTCGGGGGGACTAACTGGTCTTACAGTCAAGTTCAAGACACTATTCATGGTGGTCGATATGCCTCTGGAATATAATGTTATCCTCGGTCGACCAATGGTCTACGCTACAGGGGCAGTGACATGCATCCGATATTTATCAATGAAAATCCCAACGACAAAAGGGGTGGTAATAGTGAATGGCCGACAAGACATAGCCAAAATGTGTTACTTGGTATCGATGGAAAAGGTCTCAGAGACGCTAGCAATCGAAACAATGGAAATACCTGATTCTGATGAAGGCAAGTTGGAACCCCATGGAAAATTGGAAGACGTACGATTAAGGGGTGTTAACCTAAGATCAGTCAAAATCGGGGCAAATCTACCCGACATAGCCAAGAAAGACATAACTGATATGCGCGTTCGAAATGATGTTGAATTTGTCAACACCCCAGGAGAAATCGAGGGAGTTGACCCAAACATCATCACACACAAACTCAATGTCAACCCCGCCCACAAACCAGTAAAACAAAGAAAACGAGCTTTCGCGGTAGACAGGCAGATATCTATCCGGAATGAGGTAGACAAATTACTAGCAGCCGGGTTCATACGGCGAGTATACTACCCGGAATGGTTGTCCAATGTGGTGCtaataaacaaatcaaatggaAAGTGGAGATTGTGCATcgattttaccgatttaaaccgaGCATGTCCAAAAGATAGTTACCCTATGCCAAATATAGACCAACTGGTAGACTCTACCAGCGGATATGAAGTTTATTCTTTCATTGACGCCGCCCAAGGCTATCACCAGATACCGATGCATAAAGACGATGAAGAGAAAACTAGTTTCATTACCGACGGAGGCACATATTGTTACAAGCAAATGCCCTTCGGTTTGAAAAATACAGGGGCCACTTACCTACGGTTGATGAACTTCGTCTTTCAAGACCAAATTGGGCGAAACATGGAAGTATATATTGATGACATCATCGTAAATTCGGTAAAGGTGGAAGATCATGCAAAGGACTTGGAAGAAGTCTTCCAGAAATTACGAAAGTACAAACTCAAGTTAAACCCGGACAAGTGCGCTTTCGGAGTTCCAGCAGGAAAATTTTTTGGTTACCTCATCTCACAAAGAGGTATCGAAGCAAACCCGGAAAAGATACAAGCTATACTGGAAATGAAAGCACCAACCACGGCCAAGGAGGTACAGAAATTaaacgggcgaatcacagccCTCGGACGCTTTGTATCCTGCTCGGCCAAACGATGTCTTCCCTTCTTCAAAACTTTGAGGAACGTCAAGAATTTCGAATGGAATCCAGATTGTCAGGAAGCCTTCAAAGAATTAAAGACCTTCCTAACTACATCACCCCTGCTCGGCCGACCAAAAATTGGCGACACACTCTATCTATAATTATCAACGACCAATGAGACAGTAGCATCGATACTGGTCAAGGAAGATCAGGGAAAGCAAAATCCCATTTGCTACACAAGCAAAGTTCTTAAGGGAGCCGAACTGAGATACAATAAGATTGAAAAGTTCGCCTTCGCTCTGATCCTCACAGtggaaaaattgaaaagatacTTCCAAGCTCACACAGTCATAGTTCGAACTAATCAGCCACTCAAAAAGGCGCTGGGCAGACCAAAAACGTCGGGAAGATTGGTAAATTGGTCGGTATTATTGGGTTCTTACGACATCAAGTTTGAACCAAGACAAGCGCTGAAAGCTCAGGTGTTAGCAGATTTTGTGGCAGAGACGACCTCACACGATCAACCGAGCAAGACTGACACAAGCACAATTTCCTGGAATCTCCAGGTAGACGGAGCATCAAATACATCCGGTTTAGGAGCAGGGATTGTCCTAGAAGGACCACACTCAATCCAACTACAACAATCCATTCATTTCGACTTCCCATCCACGAACAACTCTGCAGAGTACGAAGCGCTGATCGCAGGGTTACGAATGGCCACAGTTGTCAAAACCGAAGTAATCAACATCCAGAGTGATTCCCAATTAATAGTCAACCAAGTACTAGGAACTTATGAAATCAAAGATGCAGACATGAAAAAATATGCAGAGCGGGTCAAAGAACTATTGACAAAAATAAGCGAAGACTGGGGAACATGGAAGTTGGAGCAGATCCCGAGATCAGAAAATGAAAGAGCATATGTCCTGGCCAAAGTCGGAGCAGCAAAGGACGAGATACCGGGGGTGCCATTCTCTATTGAACATCATAGCAGCATAAAAAATCCAGAAGCAATCTTCCTTACTCAACCACTGGATGAATGGATGCAACAGATAATTGCATACATAGAAAGCGACATCCTACCAGAGGACAAATACCTGGCCAAGAAAATTAAGAGAAGGGCACCTCACTTCGCTTATCAAGATGGTGTGCTATACCGCAAGTTGTACACACACCCCTGGTCTAGATGCTTAACTAAAGAAGAAGGACACTATGTCCTCAAAGAGATTCATGAGGAAGCTTGTGGCAGCCATATCGCTCAGCTCGCTCTCTGTCAAAAAGCAGTTCGACAAGGTTACTATTGGCCTTCCATGTCAGACGACGCAGCCAAGCCAGTAAAAAGATGTGAAAAATGTCAACTTCACCAGAATGTCCATCATCAGCCAACCACTGATCAAACACCCATCATCAGCCCATGGCCGTTCAATACGTGGGGAATCGATATCGTCAGACCTTTCCCCACGGCAGCAGGGCAAGTCCGTTTCTTTATAGTAGCCGTAGATCATTTCTCCAAGTGGGTAGAAGCAGAAGCAGTGTCCAAAATCACAGCATCCAGAGTGCTGAAATTCTTTAGACGAGAAATAGTTTGCAGGTTCGGCATACCAAAGGTAGTAATCACGGACAATGGCAAACAGTTCGACAGTAAGGGTTTCAGGGACTACTGCGCTTACAAAGGAATCGATCTAAGATTCACATCGGTCACCCATCCACAAACTAATAGGATGACCGAAGTCACCAATCGAACAATTATCAACGGGTTGAAAAAAACGATTAGACGAATCCAAAGGAAAATGGGTAGAGGAATTGCACAGCGTTCTATGGTCATATCGGACCACGGCGACGGCAGGAACAGGAAGAACGCCATATAGTTTGACTTATGGGTGCGAAGCCATGATCCCCATTGAGATAGGCATGCCAACACTGCGAGTACATTACTTTGATGAGCACAAAAACGAAGAGAGCATGAAAATCTGCCTAGACATGCTGGAAGAGCAAAGAGAGACGGCCCTAGCACACATCGATTCATACAAACAAAGAATGGCAAACTTCCACAACAAGCGAGTCAAGCCTTTGACATTTAATGTCGGAGATTTGGTATTGCGTCGTGCAGACATTACAAAAGGAAATGCAGGAGTAGGAAAACTCCAACCAAATTGGGAAGGGCCATACTCGGTAAAGAAAGTAGGCAAGAGTGGAGCATACTACTTGCAATACATGTCAGGTCGGGATTTACCTCGAACATGGAACGCGGGAGTCCTCAAGAAATTCTATCAGTAAGCAAGAAATGTAGTCAAGTCAGTCGGGGGTTTTCTCATCCGCATTCAAGTCAAAAGGAAGTTGTAGACAAGAATGCGGGTTTTTCCCCCacaataaagaaagaaaaattgaaagaaaCAAATGTTAACAAGAGCACTTGCTCAGATACAAAATAAAAAGGGTAATGGCCCAGCTCGGTAAGTGGAGCACTCGCTCAGacacattaaaataaaaaagggtAATTGCCCAGCTCGGTAAATGGAGCACTCGCTCAGACACCTTAAAAAGAAAGGGTAATCACCCAGCTCGGTAAATGGAAAACTCGCTCAGACACCTTAAAAAAGAAAGGGTAATCACCCAGCTCGGTAAATGGAGCACTCGCTCAAACACTTTAAATAAGAAAAGGTAATCACCCAgctaggtaattggaacactTGCTCAGGCACAAAATAAAAAGGGTAATTACCCAACTCGGTAACAGAagcaaaaatttattaaatgaaaGCAAGAACGAACACAAAgatgtcataaaaatttataGCCAATTCTCAAACATACGAGCAAATTAGTTCTAtaagaaaaatacaaaacaaataggCACTAGACAAAGCCTAAGGGCTAATACTAGCATTATTCACATCATCGGGCACCGACACACCAGTGCCCGACACGGCAACTCCCTCACTCAACCCAGCCTCTTCATAAT
This region of Mercurialis annua linkage group LG1-X, ddMerAnnu1.2, whole genome shotgun sequence genomic DNA includes:
- the LOC126665309 gene encoding uncharacterized protein LOC126665309; this translates as MEKFKRREPRSTSFLNIGNPLSAKIRDEPFPLNYKTPQLDDYNGTGDPITHLSCFQVVMMVQSLSEAAVCKLFPTTLKGPAAIWYQSLKERSIRSFDELSRAFRTHFAPSIQRKKKSSDLKLCYQKPGESLQSYIGRFNVEAVEVGNLNDDTVIDAMKDNTTMTAFRDNLITNPVQTYAQLMDRAWNYINLDEEQRRKAAQTTSQIPTPRPVFNQHHRSDRFDSREQRQPPPPRIETH